In the Paenibacillus pabuli genome, one interval contains:
- a CDS encoding M23 family metallopeptidase, with product MSFNPFEGYRITSSFGYRIHPIHGGQTFHRGIDLVTEPWNGPVYAFMEGTIRFAAEGATGSGFGGYGLTVAVQDHRGYLHCYAHLSRIAVRVGQRVKRGQLLGNQGSTGQSTGPHVHYEIRKTSAPSYGYTASVDGVVEPGAYLQSEFGTTSEEQEALPMTNEEKKAFEAMEKTLEAQASWIAQQKNLSNMPCPPWAAEAYHYYRSFIMTDTGSYDFWRLLVIMYRKEKGIQVSSDPKN from the coding sequence ATGAGCTTCAATCCTTTTGAAGGGTATCGCATTACAAGTTCGTTTGGTTATCGCATTCATCCGATTCATGGTGGACAGACCTTCCATCGGGGAATTGACCTCGTCACAGAACCTTGGAATGGTCCTGTGTACGCCTTTATGGAAGGGACCATACGGTTTGCTGCTGAAGGAGCTACGGGCTCCGGATTCGGCGGTTACGGGCTTACAGTGGCTGTACAGGATCATCGTGGGTATCTGCATTGTTATGCCCATCTGTCGCGAATTGCGGTTAGAGTGGGTCAACGGGTGAAGCGAGGTCAGCTCTTGGGCAACCAAGGGAGTACGGGGCAGAGTACAGGCCCCCATGTCCATTATGAAATTCGCAAAACGAGTGCCCCTTCTTACGGGTATACAGCCAGTGTGGATGGAGTGGTTGAGCCGGGAGCATATTTGCAATCGGAATTCGGTACCACATCTGAAGAGCAGGAGGCTCTGCCGATGACAAATGAAGAGAAGAAAGCTTTTGAAGCGATGGAAAAGACACTGGAAGCTCAAGCGTCTTGGATCGCGCAGCAGAAGAACCTTTCCAATATGCCCTGTCCGCCTTGGGCAGCTGAAGCTTATCATTACTATCGTTCTTTTATCATGACGGATACAGGCAGTTACGACTTCTGGCGACTGCTCGTTATTATGTATCGCAAAGAGAAAGGAATCCAGGTCTCGTCTGATCCGAAAAATTAG
- a CDS encoding YjcZ family sporulation protein, whose amino-acid sequence MSEVGYGCGGNVGGVGGYNPFTSTGAILVLFILLVIITKAFYV is encoded by the coding sequence ATGAGCGAAGTAGGATATGGTTGTGGTGGCAACGTAGGCGGCGTAGGTGGATACAACCCATTCACATCGACAGGTGCAATCTTGGTATTGTTCATTCTGTTGGTCATCATCACTAAAGCATTCTACGTCTAA